A portion of the Enterobacter sp. SA187 genome contains these proteins:
- the thiI gene encoding tRNA uracil 4-sulfurtransferase ThiI, whose amino-acid sequence MKFIIKLFPEITIKSQSVRLRFIKMLTGNIRNVLKHYNDDTLAIVRHWDHIEVRSRDENQRLTIRDALTRIPGIHHVLDVEDVPFTSLHDIFEKALAQYRDQLEGKTFCVRVKRRGKHEFSSIEAERYVGGGLNQHIESARVKLTHPDVTVHLEIEDDRLLLVKGRYEGIGGFPIGTQEDVLSLISGGFDSGVSSYMLMRRGCRVHYCFFNLGGAAHEIGVRQVAYYLWKRFGSSHRVRFVAINFEPVVGEILEKVEDGQMGVVLKRMMVRAASKVAERYGVQALVTGEALGQVSSQTLTNLRLIDNVSDTLILRPLISHDKEHIIDLAREIGTADFARTMPEYCGVISKSPTVKAVKAKIEAEEENFNFDILDEVVAAASNIDIREIAEQTQQDVVEVETVTGFGPNEAILDIRSIDEQDDKPLQVEGVEVVSLPFYKLSTKFGDLDQSKTWLLWCERGVMSRLQALYLREQGFENVKVYRP is encoded by the coding sequence ATGAAGTTTATCATTAAATTGTTCCCGGAAATCACCATCAAAAGCCAATCTGTGCGTTTGCGCTTTATTAAGATGCTGACCGGAAATATTCGTAACGTTTTAAAACATTATAACGACGACACGCTCGCCATTGTTCGCCACTGGGATCATATTGAAGTCCGCTCCAGAGACGAAAACCAGCGTCTGACTATTCGCGATGCCCTGACCCGCATTCCGGGGATCCACCATGTGCTGGACGTGGAAGATGTGCCTTTCACTTCGCTGCATGACATTTTTGAAAAAGCGCTGGCGCAGTATCGCGACCAGCTGGAAGGCAAAACCTTCTGCGTGCGCGTTAAACGCCGCGGTAAACATGAGTTTAGCTCTATTGAAGCAGAGCGCTACGTGGGCGGCGGACTTAATCAGCATATCGAATCGGCGCGGGTAAAACTGACGCACCCGGATGTCACCGTACATCTGGAAATTGAAGATGACCGTTTGCTGCTGGTGAAAGGCCGCTACGAAGGCATCGGCGGTTTCCCGATCGGTACCCAGGAAGATGTGCTGTCGCTGATCTCCGGCGGTTTCGACTCTGGCGTGTCCAGCTATATGCTGATGCGTCGCGGCTGCCGCGTACACTACTGCTTCTTTAATCTTGGCGGCGCGGCGCATGAAATCGGCGTGCGTCAGGTGGCGTACTACCTGTGGAAACGTTTTGGCAGCTCGCACCGCGTGCGCTTTGTCGCCATTAACTTTGAGCCGGTCGTGGGCGAGATCCTCGAAAAAGTGGAAGACGGCCAGATGGGCGTGGTGCTCAAACGCATGATGGTGCGCGCGGCGTCAAAAGTCGCCGAACGCTATGGCGTGCAGGCGCTGGTGACCGGCGAAGCGCTGGGCCAGGTGTCGAGCCAGACGCTGACCAACCTGCGTCTGATTGATAACGTTTCCGACACGCTGATCCTGCGTCCGCTGATCTCTCACGATAAAGAACACATTATCGATCTGGCGCGTGAAATCGGCACCGCTGACTTTGCCCGTACCATGCCGGAATACTGCGGTGTGATCTCGAAAAGCCCGACCGTAAAAGCGGTGAAAGCGAAAATCGAAGCGGAAGAAGAAAACTTTAACTTCGACATTCTTGATGAAGTGGTCGCCGCGGCGAGCAATATCGACATCCGCGAAATTGCCGAGCAAACCCAGCAGGACGTGGTGGAAGTGGAAACCGTCACCGGTTTCGGCCCGAACGAGGCGATCCTCGATATTCGTTCCATCGACGAGCAGGACGATAAGCCGTTGCAGGTTGAAGGTGTGGAAGTGGTATCTCTGCCATTCTACAAACTCAGCACTAAATTCGGCGATCTCGACCAGAGCAAAACCTGGCTGCTGTGGTGCGAGCGCGGCGTGATGAGCCGCCTGCAGGCGCTGTATCTGCGCGAGCAGGGCTTTGAGAACGTGAAGGTTTATCGCCCGTAA
- the yajL gene encoding protein deglycase YajL, which produces MSPSALICLAPGSEEMEAVTTIDLLVRGGINVTTASVASDGDLRIVCSRGVKLLADAPLVEVADGDFDIIVLPGGIKGAECFRDSPLLVETVRQFHLSGRIVATICAAAATVLVPHDLFPIGNMTGFPALKDRIPEDQWQDKRVVWDPRVNLLTSQGPGTAIDFGLKIIDLLVGREKAHEVASQLVIPAGIYNYYE; this is translated from the coding sequence ATGAGCCCATCAGCACTGATATGCCTCGCCCCTGGTAGTGAAGAAATGGAAGCGGTCACCACCATCGACCTGCTGGTGCGTGGCGGCATCAACGTCACTACCGCCAGTGTTGCCAGCGACGGCGATCTGAGGATCGTCTGCTCGCGCGGCGTGAAGCTGCTTGCCGATGCGCCGCTGGTGGAAGTGGCTGACGGCGATTTTGACATCATCGTCCTGCCGGGCGGCATTAAAGGCGCCGAATGTTTCCGTGACAGTCCGCTGCTGGTAGAGACGGTGCGGCAGTTCCATCTTTCCGGCCGCATCGTTGCCACCATCTGCGCCGCCGCGGCTACCGTGCTGGTTCCTCACGATCTGTTCCCCATCGGCAACATGACCGGCTTCCCGGCGCTGAAAGACCGTATCCCGGAAGATCAGTGGCAGGATAAACGTGTGGTCTGGGATCCGCGCGTCAACCTGCTGACCAGCCAGGGGCCGGGCACCGCCATTGATTTCGGTCTGAAGATTATCGATCTGCTGGTCGGGCGAGAAAAGGCCCACGAAGTGGCGTCACAGCTGGTGATACCGGCAGGAATTTATAATTATTACGAATAA
- the panE gene encoding 2-dehydropantoate 2-reductase translates to MKITVLGCGALGQLWLSALCRHGHEVQGWLRVPQPYCSVNLIEEDGTLFNASLTANDPDFLAQSDLLLVTLKAWQVSEPVRNLAASLPAATPILLIHNGMGTVDELKNISQPLLMGTTTHAARHDGNVILHVAGGITHIGPARQQDGDYSYLADTLQDVLPDVAWHNTIRPELWRKLAVNCVINPLTALWNCPNGELQAHPALIQTLCHEVAAVMEREGHHTSAEDLLLYVNQIIASTKDNISSMLQDVRALRHTEIDYITGYLLRRARAHGIAVPENTRLYELVKRKESEYEPISTDMPRPW, encoded by the coding sequence ATGAAAATTACCGTGCTCGGATGCGGGGCATTAGGTCAGCTGTGGCTGAGCGCGCTGTGCAGGCATGGACATGAAGTCCAGGGCTGGCTTCGCGTACCTCAACCTTATTGCAGCGTAAACCTGATCGAAGAAGACGGCACCCTTTTTAACGCGTCGTTAACCGCGAACGATCCTGATTTCCTGGCGCAAAGCGATCTGCTGCTGGTGACTCTTAAAGCCTGGCAGGTGTCAGAACCGGTAAGAAACCTCGCCGCCAGTTTACCTGCCGCTACGCCGATACTCCTCATCCATAATGGTATGGGTACGGTGGATGAGCTGAAAAATATCTCCCAGCCTCTGCTGATGGGTACCACCACGCACGCTGCCCGCCACGATGGCAATGTCATTCTGCACGTCGCGGGTGGTATCACTCACATTGGCCCTGCACGCCAGCAGGACGGGGATTACAGCTATCTGGCGGATACCCTTCAGGACGTGCTGCCGGACGTAGCCTGGCATAACACCATTCGCCCTGAGCTGTGGCGCAAGCTGGCAGTGAACTGCGTGATCAATCCGCTGACCGCGCTGTGGAACTGCCCGAACGGCGAGCTACAGGCGCATCCGGCCTTAATCCAGACGCTGTGCCACGAAGTGGCGGCGGTGATGGAGCGGGAAGGTCATCATACTTCCGCTGAGGATTTGCTGCTTTACGTCAACCAGATCATCGCCAGCACTAAAGATAACATCTCGTCGATGTTGCAGGACGTGCGCGCCCTGCGTCATACCGAAATTGATTACATCACCGGGTATTTGCTCAGACGCGCCCGCGCGCACGGTATAGCGGTCCCGGAAAACACCCGACTTTATGAACTCGTTAAGCGTAAGGAAAGTGAGTATGAGCCCATCAGCACTGATATGCCTCGCCCCTGGTAG